TTATTGTAAAAAGTTGCAAGGGTTTGGTATTGAAGGTATGACgtaaaaagcaaacattttccattGCCATGTTTTCATTTACAGCGGATATAGAGCATTTAATGGATTTTCCAAGGAAAAAGAtcgtaaaaaattcatcatttattgTTTATATGCTTGGGGATGCCCTGCACTCATCGGTGTTCTGACTTTCGTCGTTGATAATACTGATATTATTCCGGAAGACATGAAACCAAATTTAGCTCGCAAAGATAGGTGTTGGTTTGGAGGTGAGTTAGCCATCAGGTTTCCGACACTGGCTGTTATAGGTAGTTAgtattgatttttcgaattatttgcTTAATCGAAGATGATGTATGTGTTACAGACGATACAACaccattttattacttttataGCTTCATATCTGTTCTGTTGAGTCTAAATCTAATTATGTTCATACACACGAcgataataattataaaacacaaaaatcagGTTAAAGTTCTGAAAGGAAGTGATAGTAAGCGACATCACTTGGATAATGAGAAGAAGAGGTAAATGTTGAGTCAAATAATGACATAAAAAGGCTACTTAGAGttgttttggtaaataatttattcaatttacagGTTCCATGTGTACCTAAAATTGTTCTCAATGATGGGCATCAGTTGGTTGATGGAAATATTATCGTATTTCTACCAGGATGAAAGTATAATCTGGGATGTGATTGATGTTTGCAATATGTTGCAAGGGactttcattttctttataTTTGTTTGTAAACGAAGGGTGATCATTCTTCTGAATAAGAAAATATATCCTAAGAAGATGCTGATAGAAGAAAATATGAGATCGAATAGTTCCTACTCCAATAGTAATGCTAATAATAGCAATTCTATACGTAAAGATCATTTGAAAGCTTCGTTAAAGGTAGAAATGATAACTGTGCATTCAACGGAGAACAAAATATAAAGAAatgaatttgttcaatttttcaatattactgttctgtttcatttttgatttttttaaaactcgaacaGTCGAACAGACGAACAccaacaataattatttttaatttttaatacattaCAAACTTATGTAGCGTTTTGTAAATATTGTGTAAATACTTGTATTTACGCCGAAATCAATCATCATAAATTTGGTAACACTGGCTGCAAGCGCATtcttaaaattctaaaaacaaaaaaacattatcacttttgaaaattttttgaaaacaacacCGGAATGAAACACATGACGAGAATTTGAAGCAAATTTGAAGGTAAAAAATTTGGAACCTGTTCAGTGTTCATAGTTCAATTATTGGTGTGTTGGTGATCTCAAAATCAGTGAAATCCATTTCTGCTCTGCGGTCTTTCATCTTTTAATGAGCGAAATCAACAGGTAAATAAACAAGGATTTCATTATggataatgaaaatgaaattgagtcGATGGAAGTATCAGAATCGGATGAAAGGGATGACGATTCTATCGATGAAGAAACCGAAGACACTATTGAAGAGGATGCTGTTGAAACGAACGATGGAGAGCCTCCTAAGAGAAAAGTATATTTGCCTGGACAGTCTTTGAGAAGTGACGAAGTTCTCGAACACGATCCTTCTGCGTATGTAATGCTTCACGAAGCTGATGCAggtttgtaaatttcaaattattcattgagaaaattgaattcgaaccaaaccaattaaaaaatacgatttcCAGGTACACCTTGTCTCAGTTTCGATATAATTCCCGATAACTTGGGTTCAGCGAGAGAAACGTTCCCCCATTCTTGTTACGTTGTTGCTGGTACTCAGGCAGCCAAAAGAAATCAGAATAATATTATAGTTATGAAGGTGAGCGCATGCTAAGTATGACCTGTAGCATCATATCCATATTGTTCTAAACATCGTTTGTGTTTCATTTAGATGTCCAATCTTCGTAAAACtcaaaaggaaaaagaaaacgaaGACGATTCATCTGATGAAAGTAGTAGCGACGAAGAAACAGATGCAGATGGTATCAGTTCGAAATCTCCTGTGATGAATTCTTCTCCAATTGCACATTTCGGTTGTATCAACCGAATACGTGTATGTATTTTTCTCTGTAATTTTAGTATTTATTTCTGGCATGTTTTCATCTTGGTAATTTTTCTCGATAGAGTTCCGTTTTCAATAACACCGTTCTTGCCGCTGTTTGGTCAGAACTGGGACGTGTTACTATTTGGGATTTAAAAACACATCTAAACGCGGTAGAAAATAGAACAACTGTCAAAGTACGTTCagttaaaaagaaaaatcagaagaaacctgtaaaaaatgaagaatctgAGAAACCTCTCTACACGTTTACTGGTCATTTACAAGAAGGATATGCTATCGATTGGTCGTCTACTGTACAAGGTATGAGCGGTGTTTTCGTATGTATTCATTCTGGTGTATTTGATATTAATCTTGAGTGAAATGGTAACGTCCATTGTCTACGATCCAGGTGTTCTAGCTACGGGTGATTGTAGTAGTAATATTCATATCTGGTCACCTCGAGAATCGACTTGGCACGTGGATCAAAGGCCCTTCAAGAGCCATAATAAATCAGTTGAGGATATACAGTGGTCTCCTCAAGAGAAAAACGTTCTAGCTTCATGTTCTGTTGATAAAACGTAATAATTTGAACCTCTTCATCttttatattatattttaaattcattcaagTATTCTAGAGTATTTTTATACTTCGCAGTattaaaatttgggatattcgAGCTGTACCCAGTAAAGCCTGTATGTTGACCGCAGAAGATGCTCACTCGAGTGATGTGAATGTTATCAGTTGGAATAGAACTGAACCTTTAATTGTATCAGGAGGTGATGATGGTTACGTTCGCGTCTGGGACTTACGCCAGTTCAaggtttaatttgaaaaaaatatttttcctttttttttcatttaatgcaTTGATATAGTATACCAACTTGGTCTTCTCTTACTTTGACAGAAGGACAACGCAGTAGCCACATTTAAGCATCATACCGAACCAGTTACCACCGTAGAATGGCATCCTACCGATAGCTCAGTGTTCGCGTCCGGCGGTGAGGATAATCAGATCGCATTATGGGATCTGGCTGTTGAAAGAGATAGCGAGTTGAATGAAGAGGAAATAAAGGTGATTTGactataataatattattattgcaACTTCGCATCTATCTGAAACTGTTTTTGAGGCAGTTTgatattggattttttaaaactttaattcATTACCGATATTGCTAATTTTATTCGTTACTTCGCAGGAAATACCACCGCAgcttttattcattcatttaggTCAACAAAGCATAAAAGAACTTCATTGGCATCGTCAAATACCTGGAGTTATCATTAGCACTGCTGAGACTggtttcaatgtttttaaaacCATAAGCGTATAGTagattcagtattttttttactcttacCATTTTATAAATGTCTGAAAATCTACCTTATGACTATAACTCATGTACCAAGTTTTTGAACCTGGAGTCAACTTGTACCATcccgaaaatattttaaataaacgaTTTGTTTCCCATTATTATACTGTAATTATTTTCGAgcaaaataattactttttcatcTACAACGCAATCCAGAGTATTCAGCGTAAGAACTACTTGCGAGTTTCAGTTTATTGTAGTATTGTAGCTATTcggtaaaatattttctatttttatcacaaacaacattttgctaaatgaatcaaatttttaattcgatctTGCAGATCTTTATTGggctgaaaaattgtaaataatgaTTTGTGAAGATGCTCTCGATACTACTCAGGAACCCGGTTGAAATCGATACTTCTTTTCGATTGAATTGATGCGTAGAAAAAACGTTACTTGCAAGTTGCAGGCAGTATTAACACTGATTTTAGTTTTCTAATGAATCACTTGACATTTATTTTTGGGTTATGACTTTGAAGGGGGTAGATACTAAAGCGGAGTTGGAACTTGATAAAACTCATGTTCTGATGATAATCATTTACTAATTTCTTGACATTTCCgttatagaaaattgaaaaattctttaccAATTTACAATTCTTTGCTATAAATAATCAACCGAACATTCTTTTCAAACCTGAATACATATTATCATTTATCAGCAAGTCGAATATTTTAGGAactattttatttaaaaaataaaagtaatcatttttgaattttaaaaactgaacaaTTTTATAAAGATAACGTGAGGAGAATTTTTCAACGCAACATTTTATACTTTCAGCTAcaacaaattttgcaaaagttttTCCTTTCAAATCAATAATCTTAGGCTATATGCATGTATTGAGacagaattaggtacctatgtaagtgCAAAACCGTTAACGAAAGCAAATAACCGTGTGGTGTGAAGTCGCAATTaatatgttaaaaaaaatcggatttttgACGAAACTTCGCTTGATCCCTAATTTATACTCAATTTTATGCGTTATCCCACCTAATTCAATCTCGAATTTGTGCTTTAccctttgaaaaatgtttccaaatcaCAGGCTCCTTTGGATTATAATCATGCAACCATGTTTGCTCTCAATGGTTTCtgaaagtacaattttttaaaataaatatgtatctCTCATTACATAAGTATAAAAAGCGACGATGCCGGCCGACAATGACGTAGCCAGGGGATGAACCGGGTGGGCCCAGGTCCACCTGAAAGTACCTCGGACCTATCTGAAGGCCCACCgtaaaaattttggccaaatttgcTGAGaagtgtaaaaataaaaaaattacaagtatgtACTTTGCTTTGATAAATTTCTGTTAATGTTTTCATCATattgacgtttgaaaaaatttggtcttCTCTTTATTTGAGTAagaatgttttttcattttcgtaccTACAGTATGCAGCTGTATTTTGAAgagattatttctttttttattctttccatgaattctgccaaaattttgagatgtcTCAATTTTCTTTGGCCCATGTTCGATCCACCTCAAATAAAAAGTCAGCCTCGCCAGCGCCATTGCCAATCACGGGCAATCAACCAACAGGCTGAACCAGATTTTGGCATTAATGGAGATTATGAAGTGTAATAATTTCGAggtctcaattttttcgaaaaaaaacacaaaatttcgaaatgtaaAATGTATGATTGGGTAGCATTtgccatcaaaattttgattgaagatttagaacagaaattaaatGTGGgctttctaaattttaaaagttgacaagtttgtttgcaatttgcatggaaagagaaaatttatgtgtaggtatatgattgaaaaaaaaacctcaacagCTAATAAAATGTTACCATTCAATCCAACAATCAACCGCGTGTTATCATTACTTTTGCTGTtcatttgaaataggtacctaactacctatccAGTTCCAGTATctaatacaaaatttttccaggGGTAGGGGGTGTTCGATATTTCTGAGCACGCTGTATGTTTTATTGATGAAAACAAATTCATGTACCTAGGCTACCTACCTATGCATTAGCAATtacatatctacctatctacagttttacattttaccaaaaatgttcacttgttttaaaaatccttGCCAGCAGAAAGGCGTAATTCAGCAATTCAGCATTGTAGGCCATCCTAGAATAACTCTAGTATGAAGGAAACAGACTCCACGTGCGGCTGATCAAATCAACTTCTTCAACTCAGTGCCTATTATTAAAATACAGCTTCTTCAAAATATAATCTATATGGAAAGTTTCAtgataatttcgtttttttgataatCTCACACCATTGGCGACAAGATAGTCTTTTACTTCTTCAGATCCAAGCGCCAAGCGTTTTGCTTTCCtgttcgcaaaaaaaatttaattcatgaAATTATGTAGGGAGCTATGGGACCTAAGGGCTTGCCAGTTGCCTGCGTACAATGTACATAGCGAGCAACCAAGCAACTAGCAAGTAGCAACAGCTACATCATGAAGTTGTTCGGTGAATGGCTGAAATGAGcctccaaatcaaaattttttgttttgaagttgCTCGATGGCTTCTGGTTGCTCGCAATTTAGTTAGAGATGAAAAAGTATCTAATGAAgggatgagaattttttcgttttttttttgtcctaTTTTCATGAAAGGTTTTCAGAAGATTACATCTAcctaatttcgttttttcatgcctaaaaatctggttttatTTCCTCTTTGAGGAAaccctggctacgccactggtaGATGTATTGTAGACAACATGTGAAAgtaactacctacataataatacACACGTGATCAACTGATTATTGCTACTAATAACACTGTAATTTCAGCACTTAGGGCCGTATTCATAGCCGTTACTTAGGGATCACTAAAGCTCTGGGATCACTTGGCTTATctagtggtgaattttgaagcaatttttccaggcgtgattgaatttttgaaattttgtttattatttaaTTGAGAGGTTGGACCCCGAAgcattgatttatttattttgaaaatatgaaatttttattcgtttatgagaaatattgaatcagaattCACCTCTTAGCCAAGTGATCCCTAAAtaacgtctatgaatacggCCTTACTtgcgaatcaaaaaaaaaatgcataaaacgtGACTGCACAATGCACATTGCACATGCACCCGGCCTATCACTCGTTTGAATagcaaaaagtaaaaagaaaatgTCTAGGAATTGAGATTGACCAGCAAAAACTAGCAAAAACAAGGCGAAAACGGAGACCTGCATCCAACACTCGAGTCCTCaactaaacatttttaaatttggtagCACTGGTTGAAAGCAATTCTTCGCCAACAAACGCTCAGCTGTTAGTCATTTCATTTCGTCTGCCAGTGTTTATGTATCTAAGGAATGCGTTGTAGTGTTTTTCCTTCGTCGTTCTCAAAATACGTCGTGATGTGGTAATCGAGTGTTAAGTGCGATGTTTCGTTTTCGTGTTACTCTAAATTTATACCGGCgacttaaattttaaattta
The sequence above is a segment of the Planococcus citri chromosome 3, ihPlaCitr1.1, whole genome shotgun sequence genome. Coding sequences within it:
- the l(2)09851 gene encoding glutamate-rich WD repeat-containing protein 1, whose protein sequence is MDNENEIESMEVSESDERDDDSIDEETEDTIEEDAVETNDGEPPKRKVYLPGQSLRSDEVLEHDPSAYVMLHEADAGTPCLSFDIIPDNLGSARETFPHSCYVVAGTQAAKRNQNNIIVMKMSNLRKTQKEKENEDDSSDESSSDEETDADGISSKSPVMNSSPIAHFGCINRIRSSVFNNTVLAAVWSELGRVTIWDLKTHLNAVENRTTVKVRSVKKKNQKKPVKNEESEKPLYTFTGHLQEGYAIDWSSTVQGVLATGDCSSNIHIWSPRESTWHVDQRPFKSHNKSVEDIQWSPQEKNVLASCSVDKTIKIWDIRAVPSKACMLTAEDAHSSDVNVISWNRTEPLIVSGGDDGYVRVWDLRQFKKDNAVATFKHHTEPVTTVEWHPTDSSVFASGGEDNQIALWDLAVERDSELNEEEIKEIPPQLLFIHLGQQSIKELHWHRQIPGVIISTAETGFNVFKTISV